The Bacteroidota bacterium genomic sequence AACTCTGAAAATAATAAAATCATTACACGAAAATCTTAATATTCCTTATGAATTACTGATTGCATAATCTGCATCAAAACAATTCCAGTTGTTCTGTGTTTTGATTTTGAGATTCAAGCTGCAAAAGCCTTTTCTTAACATTCAGTCCTCCTGCATAACCTACGAGTTCGCCTTTGCTGCCTATAATTCGGTGGCAGGGAATAATAATAGCAATTGCATTTGCCCCGTTTGCAGAAGCTACAGCCCTAATTGCTTTTTCGTTTTTAAGTTTTTTAGACAGGCCTAAGTATGTATCTGTTTTGCCGTATGGCACTTTCATCAATTCTTCCCATACTGATTTTTGAAAATCACTGCCTGCGAATGCTATGGGGATATTGAACTCTTCGCGTTTCCCATCAAAATACTCTTCGAACTGCGAAATAGTATTTTCTATTACTTCTGAAGACTCTTCAATATATTCGGCATCGAAATACTTCTTAATTCTTGAATCAATTGTAGTTCGCATTCTGCGGTAACGCCAGTCGGCCAGGCACAGTTTACCATTGAATGAGCCGAGGATTATTTCTCCTACCGGCGATTTGTAGTATTGTATGTTGATTTGTTCTGAAGTCATATAATTTATCAAAGTTAC encodes the following:
- a CDS encoding methylated-DNA--[protein]-cysteine S-methyltransferase, giving the protein MTSEQINIQYYKSPVGEIILGSFNGKLCLADWRYRRMRTTIDSRIKKYFDAEYIEESSEVIENTISQFEEYFDGKREEFNIPIAFAGSDFQKSVWEELMKVPYGKTDTYLGLSKKLKNEKAIRAVASANGANAIAIIIPCHRIIGSKGELVGYAGGLNVKKRLLQLESQNQNTEQLELF